A stretch of DNA from Mytilus edulis unplaced genomic scaffold, xbMytEdul2.2 SCAFFOLD_894, whole genome shotgun sequence:
CGAGGACACGTAAATCCGTGCTttgtgtttatcatgtttatggtaaAATTGATAAGTTAACAGTTCAAAAAACTTTGACATGGTTGAATACTTAATAGTTCACGTTAACCACAATAACTTAAACATTTCAGAATCCTGGTTTGCAATGCTCTTCAAAATTGTATACatagattttgtcttttttttattcgaacgtcactcttgagtcttttgtagacgaaacaagcgtcttaattatagtttataaattcatcaatctgatatctttgatatgttttattgtttcattatactaaaatgtagaatggaaatggggcatatgtcaaagagataacaacccgaccaaagagcagaacaaAGCCGAGGGTCTCCTTCTAGTATATGGGTcttcaacaaacaaaaaattgtacTTCTTTAGTGAAAATGGATGTAATACTCAactccaaaacaaataaatgaacttaaattaaatatcatacaataacaacaaaggcAAGAGACTCCAGGACCTGAATTTGGACAGGCGCAataatgcggcgggattaaacaagTTTATTGAGTTAGTTTTTATGCATCAGACCGAACTTTTGATTTATTTGACACCAACCGAATTTGGATCTAAATTTCTACCGCTTTAGATTTGAAACCTTTAAATGTGGAAAATCGAAGGGAAATGACAAATTAACATGAAATTGGGCTATGTCGGCTACTTTTGTCTTTAGCAGCATGCAATGTATAACTTTCAAAAATccgaatgaaaattaaaaatcctttaaaaaacAGAATTGTTTCTTATTAAATTGCGACTTGGTGACCGCTACAATTtgagtaaacatggtaaatgaaaaatacaataaatgtattaaagttaaaaatgcaaaattagTTTTTGATAATTCAAATTCCGTCACAATAAGTGCAAAAAATAAGACATcgacaatttctgaatttacagattATAAAAATCTAAGATCCAGCTGTAGATTGAAGTTTTCATAAGAATGCGTTTTTGTTGCattagttttattttgaaaaaaaaatatttttaaatcgaATTTTAGGTTAAATCAAAGTGCGCCCTGTATATCTTATATTCCTTGTTAATATGATTTTACACAAAGTGGAAACAAAAGCCATACAATCTGATaaaaaagaaagttataaaaCTAGTAAAAATGATTAAATGTTTGTATTTTCTTTCCAAATACTTTGTTTTACCATGTCATGTTTTAGCATCGATATTAAAGCGGTGTAGACATTATACAGATTGGGAAATGGTGTAGTCGAGCtgtaactttttaaaaaaatcacatacCTTTTTCGTCGGTTTTATTTTCTTTCGAACAGTTAGCACAGTTTCCAGAAACAGAAGAATATTCTCGAGTTGGCTGTAATGTGAAAACTAACATACAATTAAAAGGATAGAACCATAAACTAACCACGTTTTAAATAGCGTTGTCAAATTTCAATTTAgtgtaaataattattattgttgATATACAGTACAAATGtcatattataaaataataattttcacgAATAGATTCATAGTATAGGCAAAAAAGTATCAAACAAAAAAGAATATTCTTATTCACCATGGTCACtcgaaacaaacaaatataactatTGCTATAACCGTACAATTGAATTCAAAACCCAGGAATAAATTATCTGTATTGTAGTCAAGTATACATACCTCAGAACGATTAGAATATATGATGATGAAGAAGATGCATAGAAATACTATAAATACGATAGTAGCAATTAACAAACAACATTTGTGGTCTTTGGGTACATTACTCTTCTTTCCATCAGATTCTGATTTAATCGTACTAGGATCCTGTGTTTCATCTAAAATAACAACTGTGCTACTGGCAATTGGTGTCAGTTCATTTGAATCAATTGCTGATGCGAAACTGTCGTTTGAGGTTATACTTGCAGACCTACTcatttttccttttcttttagATGTTGGATTATAGCGTTCCTGTCAACTTTTCTGTTTCGTTCCTAAACTGtttaacattaaaaacaaatctgtttATTGGGTTTGTTTCGCCCTTGTGTCTATCCTCTTTCTAACTAACGTTTCTCTTCGCGTCAGAGTCGAACTTTTTGTTATGTTTCTACGCTTTTTTTCTTTAGTTTCAAATATTTGCACTGCACTTTTCTGATT
This window harbors:
- the LOC139507162 gene encoding uncharacterized protein (The sequence of the model RefSeq protein was modified relative to this genomic sequence to represent the inferred CDS: added 311 bases not found in genome assembly), producing the protein MSRSASITSNDSFASAIDSNELTPIASSTVVILDETQDPSTIKSESDGKKSNVPKDHKCCLLIATIVFIVFLCIFFIIIYSNRSEPTREYSSVSGNCANCSKENKTDEKDIPSKVTEFDLTLWERSMTVIIQTHGPLAIQLNPYEPKTTLVMCRNNSTSFELFCNSQTKQNCQSVPVNKPVTIRNETKDEQIIFDIVVQCINKKIGIKWRSS